The following proteins come from a genomic window of Thermodesulfovibrionales bacterium:
- a CDS encoding GatB/YqeY domain-containing protein, producing the protein MCIRDRYERANRSDLAHAEQAELEILLSYMPRQLTTGEIDEIIKSVIKELGAKGPQDMGRVMKAVIPKLKGAADGKLVNQRVKEFLEKGI; encoded by the coding sequence AGATGTGTATAAGAGACAGGTATGAAAGGGCTAATAGATCTGATCTAGCTCATGCAGAGCAGGCAGAGCTTGAGATTCTCCTCTCCTATATGCCCAGACAGCTTACAACGGGTGAAATAGATGAAATCATTAAATCAGTCATAAAAGAGCTCGGTGCTAAAGGACCTCAGGACATGGGCCGGGTAATGAAGGCAGTAATACCGAAACTAAAAGGTGCTGCTGATGGAAAGCTGGTCAATCAGAGGGTTAAGGAATTCCTTGAAAAAGGGATCTAA
- a CDS encoding Nif3-like dinuclear metal center hexameric protein, with the protein MRIGELIEKAIKTGIENDPRGPEEVKKELERRKRDYESLKAEEKEEFDSELLQNPYSDSRLLWGDPEKEIKGILIGIDIEVGEILLAETLRQKGRSVDLIISHHPEGKAYANLYQVMKMQADILQRFGVPINVAEDLMEARIKEVERKLMPYNHTRAVDAARLLDIPFACLHTPADNMVASYLQRLFEDKKPYTIKDLIDILKEIPEYREASRNGSGPKILIGSPQRKAGRIFVDMTGGTEGSKDIFQNITNSGINTIVAMHLSEEHRKEAEKHHLNVVIAGHISSDNLGMNLLLDEILTDNIEILECSGFKRIKRK; encoded by the coding sequence ATGAGGATTGGCGAACTTATCGAAAAGGCAATAAAAACAGGAATAGAAAACGATCCAAGAGGACCTGAAGAGGTAAAAAAAGAGCTTGAAAGGAGAAAGAGGGACTACGAATCACTCAAGGCTGAAGAAAAGGAGGAGTTTGACAGCGAACTCCTTCAGAATCCTTATTCAGACTCAAGACTCCTCTGGGGTGACCCAGAAAAAGAGATAAAGGGTATCTTAATCGGTATTGATATAGAGGTTGGCGAGATACTTCTAGCTGAAACGTTAAGGCAGAAGGGAAGGTCTGTTGACTTAATCATCTCCCACCACCCCGAAGGAAAGGCCTATGCAAACCTCTACCAGGTGATGAAGATGCAGGCTGATATACTCCAGCGATTTGGAGTTCCCATCAATGTAGCTGAAGACCTTATGGAGGCAAGAATAAAAGAAGTAGAGAGAAAGCTGATGCCCTATAACCATACAAGGGCAGTGGATGCAGCACGACTCCTGGACATACCTTTTGCCTGTCTCCATACACCAGCAGATAATATGGTAGCCAGCTATCTGCAGAGACTTTTTGAAGATAAAAAACCTTACACAATAAAAGATTTAATAGATATCTTAAAAGAGATTCCTGAATACAGGGAGGCTTCAAGAAATGGTAGCGGTCCAAAGATACTGATCGGTTCACCACAGAGAAAGGCTGGAAGAATATTTGTGGATATGACAGGAGGTACAGAGGGTTCAAAGGATATATTCCAGAATATTACCAATTCTGGCATAAATACTATTGTGGCAATGCACCTGAGCGAGGAGCACAGAAAGGAGGCTGAGAAACATCATCTCAATGTGGTAATAGCAGGCCATATATCAAGCGATAACCTTGGAATGAATCTCCTTCTAGATGAGATTCTTACAGATAATATAGAGATTCTTGAATGCTCTGGTTTTAAGAGAATAAAAAGAAAATAA